ATACGATAGAAACAGCATTTAAGCTGCCACTGCAGACAGTTAAAGCACAGTGAGAGTGCTTGAACATCACATTGTAAATATCATAGATTTATgtcagatactgtatatgtgctttTCATAGGTGGTGAAGGCTCCAACACCTGTGCTGCTGGTGAGCAGGAAGCCCTTGAGTGCCAGAGGTAAAATCTCTCTTCACATAGATGGAGTTGACATTGCGTAGCCAGATGACATCTTAGTGGGAGTTGGTGCCCTACTGGGGATCTATTTCATCTTTGGAGTTATGCAGAGAATACAATACAAGGAAGACTCTAATTTTTAACATTGAATGGTTGGTATGAAGTCAAATGATAGTTCCAATAGGTATaagtaagttaaaaaaaaagtgagcctcatacacacacacacacacacacacacacacacacacatactagtTCTGAGTCAAGTCTGTTGTACTGAATTGCTGAATTAATGGATTTATTGACATTAAAGGAACTCAGCCTATTACTTAGCTACTGAGATGTCTAACCCAGGAGTGACCTGGTTGATGAGCTTAACTTTAGCTTGATGTTACTGTACGTTGTGTGTTGCGTTCAGTACAGAATCCACAGGGCGTTGTTTGGTTGCAGAATAATCTCTTTATTTCCTCAGTCCATTTTCCAGTTTCCATCGAAAAAAGAACCTTTTCCGGAAGGTTCCTCAAAACACCTTAGGAGGTTCCTCCACAGTTTCCAACTGAAGAACCTCAAAGCTCTCAAGGATCTAGGTTTTAACAGTATACATGCAGTGGCCATACAGCAGTTTTTCAAGACATATAGATCAAAATGTCTTCGCTATATGTGGTGGGTGCCACTAATAGCAGAATAAAATGAGCAAAACTATACATGTCCCAAAACTTATTTGGTGCAACCTTTCTAAAAGAAATATTTGATTGTaaacatagtgtgtgtgtgtgtgtgtgtgtgtgtgtgtgtgtgagaagctATCCCAATTCATCACAATGGCCATTTCACCTGATGACACATTTGAAGAATTCTGAATTAAATGTTCAGAATCCCTGATAAAGTAAGAGCCTAAATATTGGGTCAGAGTCATTACTTCTGCTTCTAATGTTTATATTCCAATGTGCcataaatgttgtctttcaaTGTGTGATCCTCCCCTCTACTAGCCACTGACAGATTTCACCCCTCCATATCAGTCGCTGGATTGAAACTTGTGCGTATCTCGGAGAAAGTAAGTGAAAGAAGTGAGCCACCTTAACAACCTCCATGTCCACTCCTCAAGACTCACGATTGCCATCTATAGCCCACTACTAGCCACTACTTCTATATACATTGAGAGTATTTCAGACAAAATCCCTGCATAACATTGTTCACTACAGCAGTGCTCTGCctgtcatgtacagtatactcatactgtaagcttttgcacattcccatgtaaatattttgcacattgcacaaactgtaatttaaataagtcatattgtacatattctttattattttcctattatatattttttaatattctttaatatcttagtggattttgtatttaatatttatgattcttaacttgcagtacttgctttatatttctactatgtttattgttttgaaccaaaataccaaattccttgtatgtgtaaacctacttggtaATAAAGCTAAGTCTGATTCTGgtcatttatttaatctataAACCCCAGGAAATAGGGGATTGTATAATCCCAAAAAAATCTAAGTTTCTTTTCCTTTGAAGAAATATTGTGATACATATGTAGCCCACTGATGAGTACATACCAAAACATTACAGGGTCGTTAATATAAAGCGGAATTCCATGTTAAAGATAAGGTATACAGCATTATACCTGGTTGCTCATACTTGGCTGGTAACTCATCTTTCTTCATTAATGGCACAAACATGTGAATGTGCATAGTGACGCCTAGTGGTAGGACTCGTAACATTACAAGCAGATAGATTTAGGGATGATTGTAACATAGTTGAAACGAATGGGACAAATAATGGATCATCATGATAAAGTTAACTGCAGGCACACAATGTGAGCCATAGCGTAGCCTAATATTTGGTTTGTGCTCCACGAACTACTCAGACTTCCTTTCTAACACCCCTATTAGACAAGAATGGAATAACCCGTTGGCTGTGACAGGTATTTGCTGTTAAGACGACAAACCATGAAGTTTTAAGGCATAGAAAATCTACCCGACGTGTTAAAGCGCCAAATGtttaacatgcattttaattaaGTCTAAACAAGAAATATCTAAGACGTTACTTGCGCAAATAGCCTTCCATAAGAAGGAACCGCGCAAACACGTAATTTGACCAATCGCATGTCGACATTTAGTTCCGTATTTTGGGACTTGTcaagctgtgattggttgaaaCCAGCAGCAACCATTGAAGGTGACTGAATTTGTTGTTCATCCTCTTAGTGTTCGCCGTTTATGAAAACAGAGCCACAAAGATGGAGTTAATTCACGCTCTCCGCTTTTTTGTCAAATCactgctgtttctgctgctgtggtCAAACTGTGAAGGAAGAGAGTCGGAGCTCAACTATGTGACCTGCGGCTCACTTGTCAAACTGCTCAACACTAGACACAACGTCCGCTTGCATTCCCATGATGTCAAATATGGCTCAGGTAACTTCACTCAAATAGCCCGTGTATCTTTACTTACAATCTAACACATTTAACTTTTAAACCCGCGACAACAAGTAAGATTAAATGGGTTTGGTGTTTGGCTCTCCAGCTGCAGCATATGTTGTTTTATAATGTTAAATTTCGTTGTTTTTACCAGTCAATTTCAAATCAGACAATTTAAAGTTATCTTGCTCATCTGCAGACATACATAAACCACAATACATACCAAACGCAAGGCCTCTTGTGTTTTGACTCTGTGGTAGATTCGGTATGTCGAAGATTTAGCAAGTAGCCCTTTTCTGTAAAACGTCAACCTGTATATATGACACCCACTCACGCCATCCAGCATCATCTGCTGAGATGGAATAGCACTGTGTGAATAACAGGTGAACAAATACTTTAAATTGAATCGAAACAAATATTCTTGTCCTACGCCGAAATTAAGAAGAGTTGCTATTCATTTGTTAAGTAATCTCTTAGGGGGggttatttaaatgttaaattgtcATTTCTGTCAATGTAATTTTGCGTTATGTTTTCCCCATACGTGATAGCAGCATGCAGGATGTCAGTTAATATTTGAGTACAGAGGATCAAATGTGTCAACTACATGCCTGTTTAAATTGTGCTCAcatgatgtgtaaataaaattgaattcaatCAAATAGCCTCAAACTAATTGACACACAAAATCTGAGGCTAGGTAGTTTTATTCCAGCATAGGGACCATGAAGCCAGCTATCACTCAGCACAGTTTGTGCTTTATTAATGGTCTACTTGTtaatggagtgtgtgtgtgtgtgtgtgtgtgtgtgtggacatgcaTTACTCATgctgtggggacataaatctatTTACACAGTCAcgttgtggggactcgccttccttttggggataaaacgcaagtccccataatgtaAATCGTTAACTTTTATAATGAAGACTTGGTTTGCGGTTTGATGAAGGGTAAGggttaggcaagtagtggttatggttagggtaagtctccaggaaattaatgtaagtcaatgtaatgtcctctaaAATGTTGGAAACAcgactgtgagtgtgtgtgtgtgtgtgtgtgtgtgtgtaggcagtGGACAGCAGTCTGTCACTGGAGTGGAGAACGCAGATGATGCCAACAGTTATTGGCAGATTCGTGGGAAACCCAACCGTCCGTGTCAGCGCGGGGCGGCCATCAGGTGTGGTCAGGCCATCCGCATCACACACATGAAGACTGGCCGAAACCTCCATACACACCACTTCAGCTCCCCCCTGTCTAATAACcaggtcagacacacactccctgttctacttgtatgtgtgtttataacaGTTTTTAGACatcaatggagctctatggcacagaggaataagatatcaggctttggatatgTACATAATACTTGTTAGGAGGATACattaattgttggtttgggtctgcatgtgagatttgttgacaaatcATTGCAGCAAAGGGGGCAGCAGAGTATATTTTTAGCCCAGGGACCCCTAGCAGATCTATCTGTTTGCCACTACTGTCACCACTGtacaaatctttttcttttcttctaccTATCATGTCGTCTGCAGGAGGTCAGCGCCTTTGGAGAGAATGGCGAGGGTGATGATCTGGACTTGTGGACGGTGCAGTGTGACGGTGTCTACTGGGAGCGTGATGAGGCCGTGCGCTTCAAACACATGGGCACTGACGTCTTCCTGAGCGTGACAGGCGAGCAGTACGGCCACCCTATCCGCAGCCAGCGTGAGGTGCACGGCATGAGTTCTCCCAACCAGCACAACTGGTGGCGCTCCATGGAGGGTGTCTTCATCCAGCCCAGCCAGGAGCCGCTGCGCCACGATGAGCTCTGACATCATCACTAGGAGACACAAAGCATGTGGATTCCTGTTCCTGTGGTGGTTTTATAGTTTGCCTGGACCAAATGATGTCATGTGTGAATGATGTAGAATATTTGACTGAGGACTCTGTAGATGTGAAGAACTCCTGAAGACCTTGTTACTAAGTAGACTGTATTTAACCAACAAATGTCAAGTTGTGCCATATAAGTTGTTAGGTGAGAGAGTAAGGTATGACACATgaacagcaggacagacagacaaaacaggaaatggagTAAGAGTGAAAATATCAGTTTAGACACATGCAGACCTGACTATTTAGAACTgggtataatatttacatactaACGTCATCATATTAAAAGTTAACTTGCAGATTTTTTCAATATGGGGAATACAAGATTTTTCTAAAAGTACTCAGTAGTGTCCACATACCTTTGGTCATATAGTGTAACATGAGCACctgtaatgcaatccaatagAACAGCCCAGTAATAAAATCTGTCTTTGTGAAGCTGCTAACATTCTTTAAAAGCTTTACACATTTAAGATTAATTATAGCACTAGATTGCAttatactttaaaatgtttttttagcttttattattattatcattattatggAAGTTATTCCATGTCATGTTGCATTGTGGCATCACTGTATTCATTTTTGCATACACTGCCATCTACCAGTATAATTATGGCCAGATAATGTTGATGGGAACATATAATAATGCTCATAAGTCAGTTTTGTAGTTCCTCCATATGGAGCTTTTGATAAAATCAACAAATAGCATTGTACTTAGTATAGTACTTTTTCATCTACATCCATCTACATCATCTCTATTTTTTTccaataaacattttctcatgtaGACACCTACAGTAGCTATACATTAGTGTTACTTAAAGTTTGTGCATGATGGGTGCAGACAAAACTCTTTTAGAGGATATGCAATATTTTATTAGCATAGttctatttttaaagattttaaagaGTTTAATAGATTTTCCAGTCGCTGTTTGCAGTCTTCTGGATTTTGCAtcagtaaaaaaatgttttgagtttAAATTAGCTGATTTAAAGCACGAGatagaaaacagtaaaaacttCCCGCAGTAGTAACCCTTTCAGCTGCCAGCTGCGCACTTTTTTGGTCCAGCAGTTGGTGACATATCACCAAGATACAAATAAATTTTTGGCGCAATCCCCTTGTTATTTGGGGGTTACAAAAGCTTGTGTCATACAATTgtcttattgttttattgtctgttttcatGTACTTAGGACTCCACGGAAAGCAGTATTGATACTGAATGGATTATCCTGGTGAAATAAAGTAAACTAATCAACAGATATCAATAAACTACACATAGATGTAGGTGGAAAATGTAGTTATACTAATTTAGTTTAGTGAACTCTGAATATAAGACTTGAATGATCTTCAGAGTGGAAATTCACATGTTGCACCAGCACAACAGACGGGCTAAAGAAGTAGGAACCTGATAAAGATCcaataaaacaaatcaagacaagaaatttaaaaaatcattattatcattacattattattgtaatCAAAACGATTACAATACCTTAGACCATCTGTGCAAATATAAATGTGTAGAAATATTGAGTCTAGTAGTGCAGCTCTGAAAGCCTTGTAGAGGTGGAATTGTTACTAAGCTAAGAGTCATACTGAAGAAGAGATAGGTATCAGTATCTTTACTTTGttaaatacataatataaataGTTAATTTATAGTATGTGATAGAATATATTGTAATATAGTAAAGTGTTATGAAATATGGAACTACTACTaatcataataaataatgaacacaatacagtacaatacaccTGCTTTAGCAGAAGGTAtgaagttttgttgtttttttacaaaacctCATACCTTCTGCTGTTCATTTAATACAATGCAATACTAACCTAAATATTGTGTTTGAGATGTCTATTATAATTTCCCCAAAGCTTCAAACATTAGACCACAACCTCTTTAATTTGTCTTTGTATCAGTCATCTCTCTGGGATTAATACCCTGAGTTTTTGTATTAGGACTGTCCTTATCGCTGCCTGTGAAGTTTACATTCTTGATTAATGTGCGCTGAAAACCTAAATTTGAACTGAATTAAACCACACGATAAATTTAGTGTGATTACTAAAAACAGGATAAAAAcgtctctcctctgcctcctgctGCTCACTTTTTCGTTCAGCAGGTGGAGACAAATTGCCACAAAAAACACAGCGTAGAAGGGAGGACGATTATTACcatattcatcatcatcatcgttaTCATCATCAGCATTATTTTCTTCAGCATCCTGCATCTCTTGCATCCCTGCTGGCTGCCACTTGTATATGAATTCCGTTGATATTAAAGCTCAAACAGCTGATGGGAAGAAGGATTGGATCTGGATACTGTGGTTATGTATTTGAATTAAACTATACTTTACAGGAGCTGTGAGATGGTAAGAAACCTGCAGGGCTGCGTACCATGGTTTTATACCATCGTGTAGGCTAATACTGTATATGaggctgcctgctgctgttctATTCTGCATCAGCTCAGACAAGGAAAGTTGACAAATAACTACTACCTACCATTAAAACCTATATTATCTATTTAATAGCAATGTCATAAGCAGCTGAAggactttgagtttttagtctTTTTCCGATAAGAAACTTTTAAcgagaaaatataataatattgtgccaacttaaacaaaaaaacagtagaTTAATCTTCCATCCTATTAAATAACGAGctcaacaatattttttttttattgttttatctaTTCATGTATAGGCTATCGTATTATTTATCCAGAAGCCTTTTACCTTAGTGTAGGTAAACCTGACAAATATTCTGTCATGTGGAAAGCTAGTATAATTTAATTACAAGGAGAGACACAATTGTCGAAACAAGTCTTACATTTTCCTTAGTTCTAGCCATTAATTTTAACCATCTCTTGAATTTAAGTTTAAATTTAAGAGATTAAACTTTTCATACAAGGTGAAAAGTGCCAACAATAAGTAGAGCATTAAGTTCTAAAACAATTGAGTTTGAATCTTAATTCTTAAATGCTGATTATGCTTCACAGTCTgcctttaaattaattattaaagctTGAAAGGTAAAGATATTCAGAGGCCAGTCCTCTGAGTCCAGAAAGACTAAACTGAGGTATTAAATTCAGCACTTTAATTGATATTAGTTTATCTCAAGAGATGTGTGTAGATTGAGAAATAAGCATGAGcattttttgactttttaaggGATGTTattcacatacaaacacacctaAAATCATTctattttaatttacaaattTAATATGTTACCTCTCTATATGATTTTTCTTACAAGCAAATTCATAAAGTATATCATAAAATAGTACAAGTAACCTAGAGGAAAATATGGTCTGTTTAGAAGCAGAGAAAAAATGTCTCTGAGAACATATGTTTTTGAATTATTGCTGGTGTCTCTCCTAAAGGACGTTTTCCCTCCTTTTTACTCTAGTGAAAGGTGCACTGGCAGTGACCTTTAACAGGGCTTTAGTAGTGTGGGGATGGGGGTGGAGTCcaggggggtgggggtgcagAGGGAGGTTCCCAGGCTCTCCTAGCATGAGTCCcagcaggcagagaggaaatgtaaatgtgacCACCCACCTCTGAGGAGGAAATGCTGTGTTGTTCTATTACCTTGTCTATGTTTCTACTGTTTCTAAAGAACTGGGTCTATTTCTACACAGCCTCACTGTTTCACTGGAGACTAAAAGCAACTCCTAATGTTTgacaaaaactgtttaaatggtACTAAAAAAAATACTAGACCATGGAAACAAAAGTAATTATAATGT
This sequence is a window from Siniperca chuatsi isolate FFG_IHB_CAS linkage group LG5, ASM2008510v1, whole genome shotgun sequence. Protein-coding genes within it:
- the sdf2l1 gene encoding stromal cell-derived factor 2-like protein 1, with the protein product MELIHALRFFVKSLLFLLLWSNCEGRESELNYVTCGSLVKLLNTRHNVRLHSHDVKYGSGSGQQSVTGVENADDANSYWQIRGKPNRPCQRGAAIRCGQAIRITHMKTGRNLHTHHFSSPLSNNQEVSAFGENGEGDDLDLWTVQCDGVYWERDEAVRFKHMGTDVFLSVTGEQYGHPIRSQREVHGMSSPNQHNWWRSMEGVFIQPSQEPLRHDEL